Proteins encoded in a region of the Triticum dicoccoides isolate Atlit2015 ecotype Zavitan chromosome 3A, WEW_v2.0, whole genome shotgun sequence genome:
- the LOC119269909 gene encoding probably inactive leucine-rich repeat receptor-like protein kinase At5g48380, which produces MIEYPLDRVYFDGAGDTGRLQPGSTMPGYTRLVVWLLLLSSCSSYFGHVTSDSDVQCLKDLKQSVIDPNGVLEASWSFSNNGIGGYICRFTSVECWHPDQNRVLGLRLGNLGLEGPFPPGLQLCSFMTALDVSGNNFSGPLPEHIFEQMAYITYLDLSNNSFSGVIPASIGNMTYLSTLALQHNQFDGGIPAQLGNTSQLISFNVADNSHLP; this is translated from the coding sequence ATGATAGAGTATCCCCTTGATCGTGTGTATTTTGATGGAGCAGGTGACACCGGGAGGCTGCAGCCAGGTTCTACGATGCCTGGCTACACGAGGTTGGTGGTCTGGCTGCTGCTCCTAAGCAGCTGTTCGTCGTACTTTGGCCATGTAACCAGTGATTCCGACGTCCAATGCTTGAAGGACCTCAAACAGTCCGTTATCGATCCTAATGGCGTGCTCGAAGCCTCATGGAGCTTTTCTAACAACGGCATCGGCGGTTACATATGCCGGTTCACCAGCGTGGAATGCTGGCACCCTGATCAGAACAGGGTTCTCGGGTTGCGTCTCGGCAACCTGGGACTCGAAGGTCCATTCCCTCCAGGCCTCCAGCTTTGCAGCTTCATGACCGCTCTCGACGTGTCCGGCAACAACTTCTCAGGGCCGCTCCCGGAACACATCTTCGAGCAGATGGCGTACATAACCTATCTGGACCTCTCGAACAACAGTTTCTCAGGCGTGATCCCTGCAAGCATCGGGAACATGACATACCTGAGCACGCTCGCCCTTCAGCACAACCAGTTCGACGGCGGAATCCCGGCGCAGCTGGGCAACACTTCGCAGCTCATTTCGTTCAACGTCGCTGATAACTCTCACCTACCATAg
- the LOC119269908 gene encoding beta-hexosaminidase 3-like, which produces MALALRLLLVFLAIGSCIAANHIDLWPMPKTVSHGTQRLYVSNNATMSMAGSKYSDGKAILKDAFQRMLDLMKLNHNADGANPSSSLLTGVNIVVLSTQDELGFEVDESYNLTVPTIGEPLHAQIEAQTVFGALHALQTFSQLCHFEFTSRLIGLNSAPWMISDAPRFPYRGLLIDTSRHYLPLAIIKGVIDAMTYSKLNVLHWHIVDEQSFPIEIPSYPNLWNGSYSYSERYTMSDAIDIVRYAEKRGVNVLAEIDVPGHARSWGVGYPSLWPSDSCREPLDVSNNFTFKVIDGILSDFSKVFKFKFVHLGGDEVNTSCWTATPHIKEWLNNNHMNVSDAYRYFVLRAQKIAISHGYEVINWEETFNNFGDKLDRKTVVHNWLGGDVAPKVVAAGLRCIVSNQDKWYLDHLDATWEGFYLNEPLKGINNTEQQRLVIGGEVCMWGEQIDASDIEQTIWPRAAAAAERLWSPLEQISEDTRSATSRLSRFRCLLNQRGVAAAPLAGDGRTAPYEPGPCVRQ; this is translated from the exons ATGGCGCTAGCTCTGCGGCTCCTCCTCGTGTTCCTGGCAATTGGATCCTGCATAGCTGCCAACCATATCGACCTGTGGCCGATGCCCAAGACGGTGTCCCACGGGACGCAGAGGCTCTACGTCAGCAACAACGCCACCATGTCGATGGCGGGAAGCAAGTACTCCGACGGCAAGGCGATCCTCAAGGACGCCTTCCAGAGGATGCTCGATTTGATGAAGCTGAACCACAACGCCGACGGTGCAAACCCAAGCTCCTCCCTGCTTACCGGTGTTAACATAGTCGTTCTTTCGACACAAGATGAG CTCGGCTTTGAGGTGGACGAGTCATACAACCTGACTGTTCCTACAATAGGAGAGCCGCTGCATGCGCAGATTGAG GCTCAAACAGTTTTTGGAGCACTTCACGCCTTACAG ACATTTAGCCAACTGTGTCACTTTGAGTTCACATCAAGGCTTATTGGACTCAACTCAGCTCCGTGGATGATTAGTGATGCGCCCAGATTTCCTTACCGAGGCCTTCTTATTG ATACCTCAAGGCATTATCTTCCTCTCGCGATAATTAAAGGAGTGATTGATGCAATGACATACAGTAAACTG AACGTTCTCCATTGGCATATCGTGGATGAGCAGTCATTTCCGATTGAAATACCTTCATACCCAAATCTGTGGAACGGTTCATACTCTTATTCCGAGAGATACACAATGTCTGATGCCATCGACATTGTACG GTATGCTGAAAAACGAGGTGTAAATGTCTTGGCTGAGATTGATGTTCCTGGCCATGCTCGTTCATG GGGTGTTGGCTACCCATCATTGTGGCCATCAGATAGCTGCAGAGAACCGCTTGATGTCAGTAACAACTTTACCTTCAAAGTTATTGATGGTATTCTTTCAG ATTTTAGCAAggttttcaaattcaaatttgtccACTTAGGAGGTGATGAAGTCAATACAA GCTGCTGGACTGCAACACCACACATTAAGGAATG GTTGAATAATAACCACATGAATGTGTCGGATGCATACAGATATTTTGTGTTGAGAGCCCAAAAGATAGCAATATCACATGGATACGAAGTCATTAACTG GGAAGAAACGTTTAACAACTTCGGAGATAAGTTGGACCGTAAAACCGTGGTGCATAACTG GCTTGGGGGGGATGTAGCACCAAAAGTGGTTGCTGCAGGGCTGAGATGCATAGTAAGCAACCAGGATAAGTGGTACCTAGATCACTTGGATGCCACATGGGAAGGATTTTACCTGAATGAACCCCTGAAAGGAATCAACAACACAGAACAGCAACGGTTGGTTATTGGTGGTGAGGTTTGCATGTGGGGAGAGCAAATCGATGCATCGGATATTGAACAAACTATTTGGCCACGTGCTGCAGCAGCTGCAG AGAGACTGTGGAGTCCACTTGAGCAGATTTCTGAAGACACCAGGTCAGCCACATCAAGACTGTCACGCTTCAGGTGTTTGCTGAATCAGAGAGGGGTAGCTGCTGCACCATTAGCTGGCGATGGTCGTACAGCACCATATGAACCTGGTCCCTGTGTAAGGCAATAG
- the LOC119272743 gene encoding probably inactive leucine-rich repeat receptor-like protein kinase At5g48380: MTDGTKFILFLLLSSSSLCFGSDLDIQCLRSLKQSVIDSNGVLNSSWDFDNLDRPSSVGSICRFTGVDCWHPDENRVLSLRLGNLGLEGPFPKGLQDCTSMSGLDLSDSKFSGPIPYDIAQQMPYLTYLDLSNNSFTGEIPQSITNLAYLNVLKLQHNQLSGQIPERFNMLSRLTTFSVVDNFLSGPIPTFAHVFSSLYFTGNRGLCGAPLDECPRSRKWRLIPIRLRRINEESSIGAAVGFVLGFVVAFYFHLFCSKRLLPCVFRA; this comes from the coding sequence ATGACTGATGGTACCAAGTTCATCTTGTTTCTCCTCTTGAGCAGCTCATCATTGTGTTTTGGCTCTGATCTTGATATCCAGTGCCTGAGGTCTTTAAAACAATCAGTGATTGATTCCAATGGTGTACTCAATTCCTCTTGGGATTTTGACAACTTGGACCGACCTAGCTCCGTTGGGTCCATATGCCGATTTACTGGTGTGGACTGCTGGCATCCCGATGAGAACAGGGTTCTCTCTCTGCGACTCGGCAATCTAGGACTTGAAGGCCCATTTCCTAAAGGTCTTCAAGATTGCACAAGCATGAGCGGCCTGGACCTATCGGATAGCAAATTTTCAGGACCGATTCCCTATGACATCGCACAACAGATGCCATATCTGACATATCTGGATCTCTCAAACAATAGCTTTACAGGTGAAATCCCTCAAAGTATCACAAATTTGGCATACCTGAATGTATTGAAACTTCAACATAACCAACTCAGCGGTCAAATTCCAGAGCGGTTCAACATGCTCAGTCGGTTAACCACGTTCAGTGTTGTAGATAACTTCTTGTCGGGGCCTATTCCTACTTTTGCACATGTCTTCTCGTCTTTATACTTTACTGGTAACCGGGGCCTCTGCGGTGCACCATTGGACGAGTGCCCCCGGAGTCGAAAATGGAGGCTGATACCAATCAGGCTGCGTAGGATCAACGAAGAGTCCAGTATCGGAGCGGCTGTCGGGTTCGTCCTAGGGTTCGTGGTGGCCTTCTACTTCCACTTGTTCTGCTCCAAGAGGCTCCTTCCTTGTGTCTTTCGCGCATGA